Proteins encoded within one genomic window of Streptomyces taklimakanensis:
- the panB gene encoding 3-methyl-2-oxobutanoate hydroxymethyltransferase, whose product MTHAQKSADGSKALYGGTQQRRITVRDLAAAKERGEKWPMLTAYDATTASVFDEAGIPVLLVGDSAGNCHLGYDSTVPVTMDETAVLSAAVVRGTRRAMVVADLPFGAYQEGPVQALRNATRLLKEAGVGAIKLEGGERSLPQTELLVRSGIPVMAHLGLTPQSVNALGGYYVQGRDEEAAQQLLRDAKAAQDAGAFALVLEMVPAELAAEVTRSLHIPTVGIGAGAGCDAQVLVWTDMAGMTSGRVPRFVRQYAKLRETLGDAAREFARDVVDGAFPAEEHSFR is encoded by the coding sequence ATGACGCACGCCCAGAAGTCCGCCGACGGCAGCAAGGCGCTGTACGGCGGGACGCAGCAGCGACGCATCACCGTGAGGGACCTGGCCGCCGCCAAGGAGCGCGGCGAGAAGTGGCCCATGCTCACCGCCTACGACGCCACGACCGCGTCCGTCTTCGACGAGGCGGGCATCCCCGTCCTGCTCGTGGGGGACTCCGCGGGCAACTGCCACCTCGGCTACGACAGCACCGTGCCCGTCACCATGGACGAGACGGCCGTGCTCTCCGCCGCTGTCGTGCGCGGCACCAGGCGCGCGATGGTCGTCGCCGACCTGCCCTTCGGCGCCTACCAGGAGGGGCCCGTCCAGGCCCTGCGCAACGCCACCCGCCTGCTGAAGGAGGCGGGCGTGGGCGCGATCAAGCTGGAGGGCGGCGAGCGGTCCCTGCCCCAGACCGAGCTGCTCGTGCGGTCCGGCATCCCCGTGATGGCCCACCTGGGACTGACCCCGCAGTCGGTCAACGCGCTGGGCGGCTACTACGTCCAGGGCCGCGACGAGGAGGCCGCGCAGCAACTGCTGCGCGACGCCAAGGCCGCCCAGGACGCGGGCGCCTTCGCGCTCGTCCTGGAGATGGTCCCGGCCGAGCTGGCCGCCGAGGTCACCCGCTCCCTGCACATCCCGACCGTCGGCATCGGCGCCGGCGCCGGGTGCGACGCGCAGGTGCTGGTGTGGACGGACATGGCGGGCATGACGTCGGGCCGCGTGCCGCGCTTCGTCCGGCAGTACGCGAAGCTGCGCGAGACGCTCGGCGACGCCGCGCGGGAGTTCGCCCGGGACGTGGTGGACGGCGCGTTCCCCGCCGAGGAGCACAGCTTCCGCTGA
- a CDS encoding ATP-binding cassette domain-containing protein — protein MTRRQTTDTAAPADGRQPGDGAAVRVRGLVKGFGDTRAVDGVDLDVAEGTVLGVLGPNGAGKTTLVRCLATLLTPDAGTASVAGYDVVRRPHALRRVIGLTGQYASVDEKLSGRENLYLIGRLLDLSRAGARRRADELLERFSLTEAATRPAGQYSGGMRRRLDLAASMIGRPRVLFLDEPTTGLDPRTRNEVWDEVERMVGDGMTVLLTTQYMEEAERLADELTVIDRGRVVAGGRVGELKEKVGGRTLRIRPADPGELHHLVDAVARAGLGTATADPVEGLVHVPVTDDGRLTEVISVLATRGFAVADIDTHLPSLDEVFLALTGQRTSEPREEAAA, from the coding sequence ATGACACGACGACAGACGACGGACACGGCCGCCCCGGCGGACGGCCGGCAGCCCGGCGACGGCGCCGCCGTGCGGGTGCGCGGACTGGTCAAGGGCTTCGGCGACACCAGGGCCGTCGACGGGGTGGACCTCGACGTGGCGGAGGGCACCGTCCTGGGTGTGCTCGGCCCCAACGGGGCGGGCAAGACGACGCTGGTGCGGTGCCTGGCCACCCTGTTGACCCCGGACGCCGGAACCGCCTCCGTGGCCGGGTACGACGTGGTGCGCCGGCCCCACGCGCTGCGCCGGGTCATCGGACTGACCGGGCAGTACGCCTCGGTGGACGAGAAGCTCTCCGGCCGCGAGAACCTCTACCTGATCGGGCGGCTGCTGGACCTCTCCCGCGCCGGTGCCCGCCGCCGGGCCGACGAGTTGCTGGAACGATTCTCCCTCACCGAGGCCGCCACCCGGCCCGCCGGGCAGTACTCCGGCGGCATGCGCCGCCGGCTGGACCTGGCCGCCTCCATGATCGGCCGCCCACGGGTGCTGTTCCTGGACGAGCCGACCACCGGTCTGGACCCGCGCACCCGCAACGAGGTGTGGGACGAGGTGGAGCGCATGGTCGGCGACGGCATGACCGTCCTGCTCACCACCCAGTACATGGAGGAGGCCGAGCGGCTCGCCGACGAGCTGACGGTGATCGACCGGGGTCGGGTGGTCGCCGGGGGCCGGGTCGGCGAGCTGAAGGAGAAGGTGGGCGGCCGCACCCTGCGGATCCGCCCCGCCGACCCCGGCGAGCTGCACCACCTGGTCGACGCCGTCGCCCGGGCGGGCCTGGGCACCGCCACGGCGGACCCGGTCGAGGGGCTGGTCCACGTCCCCGTCACCGACGACGGCCGGCTCACCGAGGTGATCTCGGTGCTCGCCACGCGCGGTTTCGCCGTCGCCGACATCGACACCCACCTGCCGAGCCTGGACGAGGTCTTCCTCGCCCTCACCGGCCAGAGGACGTCCGAGCCGCGCGAGGAGGCAGCCGCGTGA